TTCCAGCTACTGTATATACCGATCATATCTTACTTAAACACTTTGCTGgattgcaataaaactaagaaggCTTCAAGTTCAAGCCCACCTTCTAGCTGAACTGAACATATCTGAAGCAACATTAGGATCCCAACAGTCTTAAAAAACTGCAGAGTGCAGAGTGCAATAATATTTTTCAAATATTTAACTTTTTTTACAGCTGGGCAATGCGTTGACTGGTTGCCAACTATTGTGGATAGATTTACTTATCTCTACCATCAATTCAACAAGGATGGCAAAGCATCCAACTGGCAACAGTGAAATAATATGCCCTATTCCTCAGGGATTGTCCTAAAGGATCATACTAGTATGTTGAGTCGTTATCTCTTCGTTTATTAGCATTCTTCCTCGAAGAAATTCAAAGAACTATCAGTTTAGGAAACTAGAAGTAACACAAGAACATGAACAAGGCTGTTTTAATGAAATTCTACCTTGAATAATCAGACCAACAAATTTTGGAAGCCTGCTCTTTTAATGAAGAGGTCGAAATACAAGTTAAAAATTGTGTGGTTGTGAACAATTGCAGAAAAAAATCTAGCAAAGATAAAAGATACATAGGTGGAGTAATTTCACCAAGTAAATTGTCAGCACACGGCTCAGTCTTTCATTTAGGATTCTATGAGATGCATTTTCATCACCGTAGTTCTTCAGTTCTACTGGCTAATTGTTTTGTTGGATGCCTCCACCACCATAATTCCGTTTCGTTGTCTGTTTAGAGAACTGTGCAAATTGTATGCCTTCTTTTAGCCATGACTACAGAGTGGGGATTTTCTTCATCTCTTGCATCAATGTATGTTCGCTACAAGACCCAGCTGATCCATCACTCCAGAAGGCCAATTCGATGGAATCATCTACATCAGCAGAAGCGTAGATCTCAGTTTCCCTTCTGAAAAGATGTCTGCTGCCTCCCCAACCTGAACAATGAAGCTCCCCTGGGAGCATCTCACTGAGAATATCCTCCTTTTACTGAGTAGCTGCAAAAGTTTGTGCCCATCATGAAGAATGTCGCTATTAAGACGGTGAGTACTCCATAGTCATAATGCCGCTATTGCCATAAGTTCACTGTTCACAGGAGAAATAGCGCCCTGCTCTATCCATGCACCATAACATCCTTGGAATCATTTTTTCTGCTGAGATAACAAAAGCCATACCATCTCACGATCTGATACGTACATGATCCATCTTCTGATCATGGCCTTTGATAACACAGCTTATCCATGCGATCCAATGCATGCGTTATTGCTGCAGTTGCATTATTTACCAAGTTTCTTTTATTGATACTGCTCTGCTTGATAATCCTGTTATCCAACTCAAAGAGTGATAATGGATGACCCGTACCTTTGCACTTCCAAAGTCAGTAACGCTCTGCTCCAGCTGATTCCCAACAATAACAATGTCGCAAAGCTTGCGCAACCAAGATACCAAGCTCCATCATGCACAAACCCAGCTCCTTGAAAGAGTTCGCGAAGATTCTCAATGTCATCACCACCCCTTTGTTCCCCAGATCCATCGACCCCTACCGGCACCTCCTCCAGGCAACCAGTTGTATTAATCAACGGTTGTGCCGTAGACACAAATGCTCCTAAAAAATATTGACAGTCCAACTGCCTTCATATTAAAGAAATTAGTTTTTTGAGACATGAAACACGCAGCATGTTTTCATACATTCTTCTTAACAAAAGCTCTACATCATGTCCTTCCATCTGGTTGAAAAAAATAGCAAGCTAACTTTCTAGTTAGTAAACAAGTGACAACCAAGAAGTGCAAATACATGAATATAGTGCAAGCAGTACAAAAGATCAGAAAAGAGCACAACTGAACAAAACTTGCACGTCAAATCTACACCAGGTAAAGTGCCAACTTTTTGCAGTTTGAACTAGCTAACCTAATTACAAAGAGTCGGCTGAGGAAGCATAATAAAGAAAATTGGCACAAGAAACCCAAGAAAGGCAAAAAAAAATACTCTAAGATAAACTGCTATATAAAGACCTGAGAGAGCACAAGGTCCAGACCCAGGCATCCCAGTGAACACTAGAAGAAGCCACATATACAGCAGGCAGATTCAAACAACTGTACAGAGAGTGGGGCGATGCCAAGCCGCGCAGCTAAAACCGAACCAAGATGCTATTGGCTCGGCTCAAAACACTTCAGAAACTACCGACATAGGACTGCCTGTTGTATCCTCCTGACGTGGTACTATTTCCGTAGCTCTGGCGCTGGGGGGCAGCAGTCTGCGCCACACAGTCTTTGGCGAAGTGCCCAGGCTGATTGCATTTGTAGCACAAGTCTGATCTGGCATTAGTGTTGCCACCTGAAGAGCCGTAGGAGATTGCTGCCTGCCCTGGGCAGTTGCTAGAGAAGTGCCCAGGCTGATGACATTTGAAGCACAAGTCTGATCTGGCGTTGGCATTGCCGCCTGAATAACCATAGGAGATGGCCTGCCCTGGGCAGTTGCTAGAGTAGTGTCCAGGCTGATTGCATTTGAAGCACAGGCCTGAACTAGCGTTGGCATAGCCAGCCGAGGAACCGTAGGAACTAGCCGTGAAGCCGCTTGCTGCTGGTTGCTGCATATCCATGGCCACCGCAGGGCAGTTCTGCACACTGTGCTCATTGGACCCACAGACAGCGCAAGtctgtgcattcatggcatggttATTGTTGGAGGTGGTCCCAGGGTTAATAGCAGCAGCACCATTCGCCCCAGGAGTTGAGCCTGAGCCGTCCTCCTCCACCAACAGGCTCTCAATTGCTCCCAAAAGAGAACAACTATTTTTCGATGTGTCATCCAATTTTTGAGCCTTAACGATGTTGGCTTTCAGACGTGCTTCGTCATTAAATGTTTCTTCCTTGACTTTCAGCTTGAAGAGATACTGCTGGAAAGAAACACCCTGTATGATTCCTGCAAATTGTACTTCGTCTTCATTTTTTATCCTGAAAAGATCTTGCGCTGTGAGGCCAAGGATCTCCTCGCCAGCCTCTTGGAAAGCAGTTGCATAGGTAGTCCCAGTGTGATCCTGGATTCGACACTGCATCACATACCTATATTCGCAATCTTGAGAGCTGTGATCACATTTCTCGCCTTGCCACATCCCGTCACCATTATTTGTGACCTTTTTATTGCAGCGCGTACCATTAACCTCCACGGTGCAAGCAGGGTAACAAAAACTGTCGGTCTTGATGTGTGAAATTGCACCCATAACAGTGATCCAATCAGGCTTCTCTGATCTCCCCAAGCCTTCATCCTTGATCTGAGCAACAGTTTTTCGAACATCAGTCCTGCCTGTGCCTGACATTCTCCCAGACAAAGAACTGAAAGCAGCGTTTTTGCCTTCAGTCATGTACCACTGCCTCAGCTTTTCTGCATCAGGAAAGTCCGGATTTATTTTTAAGGAGCTTGAGCTGATTGTGCCCACTGATTTTCCATTGAAATCACCGACAAGGCCACTTTTCAGGGCAAGTATAGGATTTGAACCAGAATCACACAGCAACTGCAGCTGCTGACCTTCAGCATCACAGAAGTTACCCCAGAAGGTTGTTTCCACGCTGCAACCAGACATGTCCTTCAGTTCGACCATTCTTTTCTGGGTTTCCATACCATTCTTCCGCATTACTGGAAAAGAAGGGCTAACCGAAGTAACAACCGCAAGTAAATCTACCGTGGCTCCTTTATCCATGTTCGCTATTTCACTGATTTGTTGGAAATTGAACTGCTGCCTAGGGATGCTGCTGTCATCACTAGAACAAACTTCTATAGATGTTGTAGCATCCAGACTGATTTCATAGTCATTGTTCAAATGGTTATACTGCTTCTGTGCGGGTTTCAACCCCCCTCTAGATAGCAAATACACCTTATCAACCTCAATTAGGTCACAGAACTTATCAACAACCTCATTAAAGCATTTTGCACGAATTTCTCCACCATGTGCATCAAGGAGATCAAAGGTGAAGAGTTTTCCTGGACCTCTTCCATTGACGTAGTGATGGACATGAGTCTTTGCAGTCACCCTAGCCTTTATTGTCCATATACCTTGGTATGGGTTCAatgcagaaatcgggacaacacgAGGGGCAGCTTCATTCTTAGCAGCTGGACCGCTATTTCTATATACTGGAGGTGGCTGCTGATACGAAGGCTGTACAGGACGCATATAAGTATTGCCAGGAGGGCCAGAGTACCCACCTGTACCTACTGGAGGTGGCTGCTGATACGAAGGCTGTGCAGGACGCATATAAATATTGCCAGGAGGGCCAGAGTACCCACCTGTACCAGAACCCGCAAACCTTTGATTTTGGTGAGAGTTCAGTAAGGGCCGCTGAGAGTTTTGCTGCACTACATTTGCATTCATTGTGTTCTGTTGAGGGTTCAGTAAGGGCCGCTGAGCGTTTGGCTGCACCACATTGGCATTCATTGTGTTTTGTGCTGACATTGTACCATAAGATCCACCAGACAACACATTGTTAGGTCCATGTTCGATTGTCCGACCAATAGAAGAGCCCCCTGTGCTGTGGACACCATTGGAGGGTCCACCATACGGCAGATTGTTAGGAAACTGCTCCACCCTTGGGGCAACAGCATTAGCCTGTAAGTTAGGCTCCTGGCCTTCACGTACGGTCTTCGTCTCGTAAAGCTTTGGCTTCCCAATGATGGCGCACTCACTTCGCAGAACATCAAGTTTGCAAACAATAATGATCCTGAATGCAACAGAGAAGTATTTGTCAGGTCAACTTGGTAGAAACTAAACATCGGCGATCCAAGTTTTCTGAAAGATATCTGGTTAGTTCTACCAGATGATTTCTTTTTCTATAAACGGCGGTGGTAGTTGCAAGAATATGAGCAATACGAAGAAGAGATTGGAGAACATGATAGTTAAACACCCCTTTATTAGAATTTAAAAATCCAGCATGCCCATGATATTTGCTATTTTATAGAATTATTACACATGTTTAATTATGGCCACAAGAACAAATAAGGTTCCACCCACTTGCGCAGGTCCCCTAAAATCGGATACTGACAGCATGTGAATTATTTGAACAAATCAATTAGTTTGACAGGGCAATCAGAAATCAAAATGAAAGGTTGCTACCGAGATGCATTGGCGCAAAATAAGAAACGTTTAATCCCGCCACAGCGAACATACAAACATGACGCCATGTGCTGATAAAATCCTACACAGCCAGGGTAAATAAATTTCAGAAAATATATAAGTCTGGAACTTTCTTGTCACTGGTAGATTGCTAAAACATGAAGAGCAACGATTCGCACGGGGTAATTTTTGGCATGACAGCAACACGAAAGGTTCATTTGACATAACCAAGATTCAAGAAACTGTATCCGCGATTCGAGAAACTAAGCAAGCAGACCAAGATCCGATCTTTCCCGCGGAGCAACCGAAAGGGGGGATAGGGGAATGAATGGAGGTATGTTTACCTGCGTCCCTGGAtggtgttgcacatgatgtccatGAGCTGGACGATGGAGCCTGGGCGGAGGGTGCCGTCCCTGACGAGGTGGTTGAGGTCGGTGGAGAGCATGGACTGCAGCGAGTGGACGCCGTCGGAGACGAGCATCCGGAACCGCTCCGACTGCTGCACCCCCGCCGCCGCGCCCTTGGCGGTCACGGGCCGCACGTCCGCCGCCTGCAGCACCGGCTGGGTCGTGCCGGGGCCGTTGGGCAGCTCCGCGATCTCCTTCACCGCGCCCGCggccagcggcggcggcgcgtccATCGGGCGGGTCGATTCGACCGGCGGCGAGCCTTGGGGAGGGGATGGGACGGATTTGGTTTCGGGATTTTCTTGGGTTATGAGGCTTTGccgttggtggtggtggaaatcTAGGGTgtatggaggcggcggcggcggtgtacgGAGGAGAGGATGCGGCGGTTTGTGGGGTCCGAGTGTATGGACCGGGTGCACGGAGGGCGGTTTTGGAAGTTTTGCGGGTGTGCGCGAACGTTTTCGATGGAGAGGGAAACCGAAAATTCAATTGGGGGAATGACGGGAGAAACGTGTCGCCGCCGTCATGGCCCCTCCATTACCGGAGCCGGTTAAAATTTTAACTAGTAGACTTGTTGTAGTAGATAAACGGAAAGTTATCGCACGAAAGTTTCAAATGACCAGCGCATAAGAGTAGCAACCGTC
This Lolium perenne isolate Kyuss_39 chromosome 1, Kyuss_2.0, whole genome shotgun sequence DNA region includes the following protein-coding sequences:
- the LOC127342732 gene encoding replication protein A 70 kDa DNA-binding subunit C yields the protein MDAPPPLAAGAVKEIAELPNGPGTTQPVLQAADVRPVTAKGAAAGVQQSERFRMLVSDGVHSLQSMLSTDLNHLVRDGTLRPGSIVQLMDIMCNTIQGRRIIIVCKLDVLRSECAIIGKPKLYETKTVREGQEPNLQANAVAPRVEQFPNNLPYGGPSNGVHSTGGSSIGRTIEHGPNNVLSGGSYGTMSAQNTMNANVVQPNAQRPLLNPQQNTMNANVVQQNSQRPLLNSHQNQRFAGSGTGGYSGPPGNIYMRPAQPSYQQPPPVGTGGYSGPPGNTYMRPVQPSYQQPPPVYRNSGPAAKNEAAPRVVPISALNPYQGIWTIKARVTAKTHVHHYVNGRGPGKLFTFDLLDAHGGEIRAKCFNEVVDKFCDLIEVDKVYLLSRGGLKPAQKQYNHLNNDYEISLDATTSIEVCSSDDSSIPRQQFNFQQISEIANMDKGATVDLLAVVTSVSPSFPVMRKNGMETQKRMVELKDMSGCSVETTFWGNFCDAEGQQLQLLCDSGSNPILALKSGLVGDFNGKSVGTISSSSLKINPDFPDAEKLRQWYMTEGKNAAFSSLSGRMSGTGRTDVRKTVAQIKDEGLGRSEKPDWITVMGAISHIKTDSFCYPACTVEVNGTRCNKKVTNNGDGMWQGEKCDHSSQDCEYRYVMQCRIQDHTGTTYATAFQEAGEEILGLTAQDLFRIKNEDEVQFAGIIQGVSFQQYLFKLKVKEETFNDEARLKANIVKAQKLDDTSKNSCSLLGAIESLLVEEDGSGSTPGANGAAAINPGTTSNNNHAMNAQTCAVCGSNEHSVQNCPAVAMDMQQPAASGFTASSYGSSAGYANASSGLCFKCNQPGHYSSNCPGQAISYGYSGGNANARSDLCFKCHQPGHFSSNCPGQAAISYGSSGGNTNARSDLCYKCNQPGHFAKDCVAQTAAPQRQSYGNSTTSGGYNRQSYVGSF